From the Euphorbia lathyris chromosome 6, ddEupLath1.1, whole genome shotgun sequence genome, one window contains:
- the LOC136233491 gene encoding trigger factor-like protein TIG, Chloroplastic has translation MWRGAWKTHPCSLLLMKCYLVSKDQATDNAILDQLCKVDIPRSLFEEQGRQLYGSQLLQIQANMKLSEQQLASLSSPKAVNESRTPKREHSKGDKTKAGSWRYI, from the exons ATGTGGAGAGGTGCCTGGAAGACCCATCCGTGCTCATTGTTACTTATGAAG TGCTACCTCGTTAGTAAAGATCAAGCGACAGATAATGCAATTCTTGATCAGCTCTGCAAG GTTGATATTCCTAGATCCTTGTTTGAGGAACAAGGTAGGCAGCTTTATGGGTCCCAACTCCTCCAAATACAG GCAAACATGAAACTAAGTGAGCAGCAGTTAGCTTCTTTATCTAGTCCAAAGGCAGTTAATGAGTCTAGAACACCAAAAAGAGAACATAGCAAAGGTGATAAAACAAAAGCTGGCAGCTGGAGATATATTTAA